A segment of the Salvelinus namaycush isolate Seneca chromosome 3, SaNama_1.0, whole genome shotgun sequence genome:
TCATACACCATTCTCAGTCAGACAAATCCCATGGTTTGCTGTTGATGAACAGTACTTCATCTTTCACTTGCTATTTCACTTTTGTATTATTTTGTTGTCACACTTTCATGTTTTAAAATAATGATTTGTTGAACCTTCTTCCTTGGTGTGTTGTTAAATCATGCACTAAACTGAAGTGGCCTTAAACCATTCACAAAATTGTAAAAATTTGACTTTCAAATCATTGAAATGCACACTAAAAAAATGTTCTACCATTGACTAAAGGGCAAAGTGTTAGACCCCCTAACATACAAATAAACAACCATTTTACTATTGTATGCTCTTGCCTTTTTTTCTTCAATGAACTGCAGATCTGTCAAAGTTGTCAGAAATGATGTGATGCAGCCACATTAATCCTCTGAGCCAAAGTCACATTCTACTGGGACAATTTGTTTTTCCTATCCATCTCCAATCTGGTCTGTTGTGCGTGTGGTAATAATGTACAGTACTGGGTGAGGAGTCACTGCAGCGTTAGTATATTGATCACAGAGACAACTGCCTCCCACAGCAGGAAAACACAGAGGATGAGTACCAGTGAGTGATCCCAAGTATTGAGTAGAGTTGACCCTCAATACAACCAATAGTTTTGACTGATCTGTTCTGAGCAGGCAGCATGAGAACAATCCAACATGGCCGACAGAGTACCGCCATGCCTCCTGGCCAATCCTCAGTCAACCCCAAAAGGTGCCTGTGACAATGCTTTTATCTTATATTGATAGAATACAGAATATACCAGGAATATTCATTAAACTACTTTACCTTGACtacttgtttttttttcttcaacaagaGAGAGGACAATTAAACACCAACATAAATCCCATAGAACACTGGAACTAGTTACTCTATGCTTTGTTGACATTCCTGGGCATGAGTCCATACATCTCTATAGGATATACTATACTGTTATTACTGTACAGTAGTTTGTTGCCGTGGTAGTGTTTTCTGTATGCACACCTTGCCTCAGTTTAAGATGAGTACAAAGAGTTCAACTGGCTAGACAACCATAACAACATATCTGGCATCATTTTGCAATAGGGCAGTGGTTTCCATGGCCACcagataacacagtggaacaAATACAGTACATAGAGGACTTGTCTGGTATAACTAAtgtctctctaacctctccctcATTATGCTACTGTCTGAGGTTTCTGTCAATAATTCCCATAATCAATCTTCAATGTTCAATCATCAAACCCTAATTGATGGAGTGGACCTGAGGTCATCTTAACCAAGAGCATTCCTCTCCTGGATCCTAAAGGGCCTGATTAACTGACCCTGGCTCAAACTTACTTGCCTAAACAACACCAGGCAACTTCCATATTCGCAACCATTAGTAAAGCAACAGCAGTTCTAAACAGAGACGGGGAACTGTGTGCTATTCAAACCTGCATTCTCAGaacaaactatttctgtcttGACTAAGATGAAAGACGAATGTGTAATCAGTATTATGGTTTGGTTTTCCATGGGGTTATAAAGTGAGCCCTGAATCCTCTAAAATAACACTTTTATGACAGGGTCATGTTAACGAGTCCCTCTCTACTACTGCCACACCCACCCGGCCATTAAAACAAAGTCAATTGATCAAGGATGTATTTCATGGAACTTCACACTAGAGTTTAAAAGTGCTTCAGATAAGTATGTGGATACAAATACAAGGGTTTGGATGTAAACAACATTTTGATCTGCCAAGGCCCCTTCAGAGAGACAATGGGTATGGCTGTTTGAGCTGGGAACTCAACACACTAAAACATTCTGGCCCAACAACACCcttttgggatatttttttttttacaaaaacattctGACCATTAAAGTGCATCCTTGGATGTCCCCCCACTCTCCcaaactaccccccccccccccatccccactgaaccccccccccaaccccataGCAGGGGTCCTtcaggcagagagggaggctcCCCAAACAGCGGTGTGGCACGTTACTGCCGACAGCCTTCAGAGCACAGTCCATACATCCAGTGGCTACTTTCATTAACAAACAGATGTAAAATTATTATACACAAATAACAACATAGCTATGGGCACAAATCATATCTTCCAACTTGACATGGAGGCTTGGACTTTTTCATTATAGTGTATCATTAGGGTTAAAATGGTTGGTTGGCAGAGAGATTCTTACTGTAACAATGAAACCCACTCTGTTCTTTCTCCTGGCCCTCCTGTTGGTGAGTCCTAGAGTCAGATTATCAGGGGGTGGAGGGGAAGAGTCAGCATTGGGATCTGCACTGGCACACAGGTGGCAGGGGCAGGTCAGCTGGATGCTGTTCACTAGTGGCAAGTTTGTTTGTCAagcgctcctcgtctcctctctctctctctttatctgtgtTATTATCAATGACCAAACAAGgtagtgtcagtgtgtgtgttggtgtgtgtgtttttgtgtgtgtgtaagtgacgGAGGTCCAGCATCATCAGATCAGGGGTACAGCGTGTGCTCCCTTCTCGGTGTCTTTCACAGTGTCTTTTAGAGTGTCTCTTGCTCGGTGGGGGCGCAGTGGGGGTGTTGGTGGAGAGGGGGCAGGAGGGACTGCAGGGGTGACTGGGGGGTGGTGGGCGGCGACTGCTGCAGGAGGCTGaattgtgtggtggtggggggaggggaggagcggTAGCAGGAATAGGCAGAGCCcccggtggtggtggtggtgggggaggcAGGGAAGCCAGCCAGGCCAGTGGGGGAGTCCAGGAGGGGCTGGTTGTAGAAGAAGAAAGCACACTGGTGGATGAAGGTCTCGATGATTGTCTGGTAGGTCCGCGTGGCCGTCAGGGCGTCCATGGTGGTGAAGTCTGGCCGCATCAGAGTGGGCCAGAAACAGATGGACAGATTCTCACTGGTCATCAGGTTCTGTCTGCTCAGCTGGCTCACCCTGGGAGAGACAACACAATACACCCCCATCAACAACAGCATGACAACAGCTACTAGtgtaataacattattacacaGGTATAAGAGCTACTTGATGATACATGTTACAAAACATGCAAATGGTTTCAGTCACAATGCAGTCAGGGCCAAGGTCATAGAATGAAACAGTTAGCCAGTCTGATCTGCACTCACTTGTGTAAGTGGCTCATGACAAATCTGAAAACGTCATAGTTCTCCCTGGGGAACTTCCTCAGCACATCCTTCATGGTGTACAGCCTTTGTTCTCTGTCGTTGATttctgtgcacacacacagggagggggTCAGTGCTATGACTCACATGTTTTCAACTCCATATGCAgcactacatacagtatacatctACACACAGttataatatattatattttCTGAGAAGAAAACACGACATATCCTTATCCCACCCTCTACGAGAAATCCTCCCCAACACTTACAGTACCCTGTAAGAACTTGACTGTCAAAAATCACAAGAATCACTCCCTGAACAACCACTCAGCACCACCCTTGTACCCCACACTGACTCCCCCACCCTGCTCAATGTCTTACTGAACCCTTCAGAACCCTTGTACCCCTCCCTGACCCCAGCCAGCTCCATGTCCTACTGAGCCCTCCAGAACCCCAGTACCCCTCCCTGATCCCAGCCAGCTCCATGTCTTACTGAACCCTCCAAAACCTTTGTACCCCTCCCTAACCCCAGCCTGCTCAATGTCTTACTGAGCTCTCCAGAACCCCAGTACCCCTTCCTAACCCCAGCCAGCTCCAAGTCTTACTGAAGGCCTCGAGCAGCTCCACCTGCAGGATGCAGGGCACCAACGGCTCCGGCAGCTCAGAGAAGAAGGCCTTCAGAGCCCCAGCCACCGTGTTGATGGCAAAGTCCTTCTCCACTAGGTCCAGCCCATGGTCTAGAGGAGaaaagaggtagagggatagagaggtaaaacaagatgggggagagggagatgaagagggAAGAAGAGCAGGAGAGGAAGGTGAGATGtagaagaagagaaagaggagagagtggtagagggaggtgagggggaggagagaaaaacaggtaggggagggaggagaaaggggaagagagaagaATAGGAATAGTGTGTAAGAGGTAGTCGGCTTTGTCACTgttctaaatatattttgttgtaggccataatttcctctacagctCATGTGTCAATATATTGATTAGCCAAATAACTAACCAGGGTTAGTCCAGGGGTTAGGGACAGAGTGTGGTAAGTATTACAGTCAATCCATCCATGGGTCTGATACAATGTTTTAGACCAGACAGGACTAGGTACAGTAACTCACCCTGGTCAAACTGCCTCTGCATGCTCTCCATCTCACACTTGTTCCCACTCACCCTGTAGAGCCCCTCTGTGTTGAGacctgcagagagacagagattgaaACCAGGAAGAATGCTTCATTCCATCGACTTCATCTGCATTACGTCATTATCCATTTCCTGTAAAGTCAATGAGGGCACTGCTGAAGTACAGAACTTGATCACTGGCTACATTTGCTCTAGTGTAGTTAGTTATTCTTGGCTTATTAAACGTAAATAGAGTTGGGAAGAaaaataatcattacattcacattacattttttttcattTAGCAGATGCCCTCATCCAGAATGGCTTACATTAAAGCACATTGAAAATGAACAATCTCATAAAGTGATTATTGAAAGTAAAACTTTCACAGTGCAACACTAAAAAGACATAACACATTTTCATAATTCAGCACCACAGATTTACCTCAGAATTATCAACAATAAGATTCTGCCTATGTTTTGGACAGCATCCACGTCAAATAGCATAATGAAcaagacaaatacacacacacaaacacaggggagaagaggagacagaaAATTGTGACCTACCTGTGGTCTCAATGAAGTGGACACACTTGTCAATAAAAAGTGGGATAGGTCTGTCTGGGAACACCACATTGACCAGGGGTACCCCGAAGTAGTTGCTCTCCAGGGGCTTGGGAATAGAGGGCCGAGGCTTTGGTCTGGTTTTCTGCACAGAAACAGGAATGTTGACATTGTTaatgaccaagtccatattagaATGGTTGTTCATTATGTCAACACTATGTTCAATTCAGCTGTAAGCTGGCAAACTAAATTAGCCGTTATCTATTCAGCATCAACAGCTGCCGCATCAAGTGTCTTAGACACTCTGAAATACAGGCTTAAATTCTATCCACTCACTTACTTAGAACTTACTTTCTATGAATAGCATGTTAGCATGGAGGAATAGTTTTGATTAAAACAATCAAGCAATTATGCATCAAAAAAGTTATTTCAAAAGTAGAGTTCACGTGAGAAATCATAATAACCATGTTGTCAATACTTAACCACTTTTATCGTATCAAAGCTAGCCATCCATTTACCTAAACTTGAAAGACAATAGTCATTCAAACTTGAAAATTATAGTGTTAACCCATTAGCAGTTAAGAGGAGAATACTAAGTGAAGAAATACGTACCTTGGCAGTTCGCCGTAGGCTCTTCAGAATGTTCCTCTTCTTggtgtcctctccctcctcattgATGATGTCTCCTTTCAGGGTTCCGAACTCATCCTCCTTGGTCTTTGGCAGGGCCCCCATCTCGTCGTCGCTGCCAATGAAGCTAGTGCGAAAGCTGCTGAACTTACCCAGGCGTTTCGAGCGGTCACGGTACAGCCGGGGCTTCACCCCCGCCGCCGAGAACTTCCTGCAGCGCTCCAGGGAACTGCTGTCCGCCTCACTGTCCGAGCCGTTCCCATTTGAGTGCATCCTGTTGGCGTTGCGGATGGTGATTATTTTGCCCTGCGTGCTGTCATGGGGCACAGAGTAGATGATCTCCTCGTTGCTGGGCCGGGGCTTGGACACAGCATCCATGGGCTCTGCATAGTCTGAGGGGTCGTAACCTCCGTCCCCACCTGGTACCCATGTCACAGCAGAGGGCAGGGAGCGACGGTGGCCCATGGTGTCTGTGTTGTAGGGGTTTCGGCCCACCTTCCGGAAGTCAAAGGTCACAGTGGGCTTGGGCCTCACCTGGGGAGGGACCTTGCTGTTGAGTTTGTTCTCAAAGGAGCTGATGTCAGAGATGACAGAGACATCGCTGGAGTCCAGGTCAGGCAGGTTGAAGCCCCCACCATGGGAGGTGAGTGTGCCATCGAAGTAGGGTGGGGAGGGCTCCACGTCATCCACATCAGAGTCTAGGAACATGTTGCCAGGGCTGGGTGAGCTACAGCGAGGGGAGTAGGCAGTGTCGTTAAAGCAGGCCTCTGCCACGTTATCATACATGTGTGTTGCCTCCACAATGTTGCGTTTCTCCACCACCTCCATCAGGAAGTGCTGGAACATCTCTATCCTGTGCAGGCCGCCCACCACCCCTCCAGACCCACACACCACACTGTTGAACCTGCCCTCTATCTCTTGGGCCAGCTCCTCTCCCTGGACTAGCTGCTCTCTGGCAGACTCACTTTCTGTGAGCTCCACCTGGCTCTCCCCTACTGCCAGCAGCTGAACAGGGATGATGTCCTGGATCTCACACAGGAAGGCACATAGAGTCTCCAGGGAGGCCTTGCGTCGGGCTGAGTACACAGCGATGTAGCCATGCACTAATCTGCTCTTCCTCAGGGAGAAGGAGGCGTGGTAGGAAAGAAGGGAGAGCTCAATCACCTGTTTGTGAGGCCCCACTGTCTGCTCCAGTATCACTGAGGTCCCACTATTGGATGTTGGCCTGCAGTGCTGAGGCagtaggaagggagagaggagctgttccACGTCGTAGTTGTCTCCACACATCAAGCACATGACGATGCGGACGTCTGCCTCTGGGCTGGGCTGGTGAGGAGAGTCTCTTGGGCCTGGAGGTTTAGGGGGCAGAGGTGGGGAGCTGCTACTAAAAGATGAGCTCCTCCTAGAGTCCAGGAGACCCCTCAATACTTGATTGATCTGACTGTCATTCACATTATGCCCATAGCCCACACCAGGAGAGGCTGGGTCTAGGAAGCTACACTGCAGTCTCCTTGCTACCTGCTGTCCCTGTGTTATTAGGCCTAAGGCAGTTTCTCCCCCAATATCTGCATATGTCCCTACTCCCCTTTTAGTAACCAAGAGCAGAGACGTTAAAAGCTGAGCTATATGGCTGTCCCTTCTACCTATTGTTGACTCCCGCAACCTTTCAATGCTTTCTACGACGTAGGTTAGGGACTCTTTTGAGTTGTACAGACACAGGCATCCATGGGGTGTGAAAGTGGGAGTGTGAAAGGAATTTACAGGAAGTCGTATGTTTCCCTCGATAGGTCGCAGGGTCAACTCATACATTTTCCCATCCAGCACATACCGGTCGTCATTGGTACAGAGAGTCCTGATCTCATTGGCAAACTCCCTGGCCAGTCCGTCTTTGCCCAATATCACAAGGTTGATTCGGTCAGCTTTAATATCCCCAAAATGGGACTTCACATTGAAGAATGGGTAGCATGTTGGGAAACGTGAGGCCAGGAGCTGCTCTATCTTGAAGTCTCCACACTGTGGGCTGCTGGGACAGGTCTCCTTGGTTGGGTGGTAGACAAAGTGGATATGCTTCAACACCAGAGCATCTCTCTCAGCTGGAAGCTTCTGCAGGGTCTTGAACCTCTGCTCCTCCCCTAAAACCTCCTGGATGGCCCCCATCTTCTCCTTGCTGGGCTTGGCATCCACCTCCAGCTCATAGAAGAGCTCAGAGTACTCCAGCAGCAGCTCCTGGAAGTCCTCTTTAGCGTGGTCTATTATCTCTTTCTGGTGGCGGTTGTAGAGGTCCAGGTACTCTGATTCCTCCAACCATTGGTAGAAGTCTTCGTTCATGATGAAGCTGCGGGCTTCTTCCCAGGGCTTGCCTGGCGTGACAAAGGGAGAACAGGCCAGCTTGTGCTTGAACTCCTGCCTCATCTCGGCCCGCTTGCACTCATTCCTCAGGTGCTCCAGGTGGGCGTTGAAAATGTACTCGGCTGGGGCCGTCTCCAGCAGGTCTGAGGGGATGCGCTCATCCTCCATGTTATCTATGTGAGACGTGTCCTCCCATGGAGAGTCCTCCAGAACTACAAACCAGTGGGCAAAGTGCTGCTTAGACTCCAGGACCTTCTGAACCCCAGACCAGCTCAGCTGGTCGATCTCATCAAGGTCAGGCACCAGGGAGCTAAGTGCTAGAGGAAGAGTGCTCAGATAGATTTTCCGACGTCTCTCAATGTGCTCCTGTTTCAGACGGTACACATGCTGCTGGAAGAGCTTCTTGCATTTCGCTGTACCCTCTAGAAAGACGTATTCTTTGAACTCTGAAGAGCTGTGCATGCGTCGGCTGGTGTTAAGCCAGGTCTCGTTGTGGTTCTTCACTACGCGGTTGACTAGCCATTCGTATCGGTCTTTAGCCAGGGCTATCTGCTGACTCTGGAGCTTGAGGGCCTCAAAGTAAGGAATGATCTTGGGCTTGCCCCTGCTCTTATCAATGAGTTGCACCAAAGCAATGAAAGCTAGGTCAACATTGATGTTAGAGCGTGCAGATGTCTCCACTACTGGAAGACTCTTTTTA
Coding sequences within it:
- the LOC120045116 gene encoding rho GTPase-activating protein 35-like → MMAKKQDAKSPTYNLIVVGLSGTEKEKGQCGVGKSCLCNRFVRPSADDFYLDHTSVLSTSDFGGRVVNNDHFLFWGEVGRVVEEGPECKMHVVEQTEFIDDQTFQPHRSTAMQPYIKRAASTKLASAEKLMYFCTDQLGLEQDFEQKQMPEGKIQADGFMLCVDVSRGMNRNFDDQLKFVTNLYGQLSKTKKPIVLVLTKCDEGVERYIKDSHTFAITKKSLPVVETSARSNINVDLAFIALVQLIDKSRGKPKIIPYFEALKLQSQQIALAKDRYEWLVNRVVKNHNETWLNTSRRMHSSSEFKEYVFLEGTAKCKKLFQQHVYRLKQEHIERRRKIYLSTLPLALSSLVPDLDEIDQLSWSGVQKVLESKQHFAHWFVVLEDSPWEDTSHIDNMEDERIPSDLLETAPAEYIFNAHLEHLRNECKRAEMRQEFKHKLACSPFVTPGKPWEEARSFIMNEDFYQWLEESEYLDLYNRHQKEIIDHAKEDFQELLLEYSELFYELEVDAKPSKEKMGAIQEVLGEEQRFKTLQKLPAERDALVLKHIHFVYHPTKETCPSSPQCGDFKIEQLLASRFPTCYPFFNVKSHFGDIKADRINLVILGKDGLAREFANEIRTLCTNDDRYVLDGKMYELTLRPIEGNIRLPVNSFHTPTFTPHGCLCLYNSKESLTYVVESIERLRESTIGRRDSHIAQLLTSLLLVTKRGVGTYADIGGETALGLITQGQQVARRLQCSFLDPASPGVGYGHNVNDSQINQVLRGLLDSRRSSSFSSSSPPLPPKPPGPRDSPHQPSPEADVRIVMCLMCGDNYDVEQLLSPFLLPQHCRPTSNSGTSVILEQTVGPHKQVIELSLLSYHASFSLRKSRLVHGYIAVYSARRKASLETLCAFLCEIQDIIPVQLLAVGESQVELTESESAREQLVQGEELAQEIEGRFNSVVCGSGGVVGGLHRIEMFQHFLMEVVEKRNIVEATHMYDNVAEACFNDTAYSPRCSSPSPGNMFLDSDVDDVEPSPPYFDGTLTSHGGGFNLPDLDSSDVSVISDISSFENKLNSKVPPQVRPKPTVTFDFRKVGRNPYNTDTMGHRRSLPSAVTWVPGGDGGYDPSDYAEPMDAVSKPRPSNEEIIYSVPHDSTQGKIITIRNANRMHSNGNGSDSEADSSSLERCRKFSAAGVKPRLYRDRSKRLGKFSSFRTSFIGSDDEMGALPKTKEDEFGTLKGDIINEEGEDTKKRNILKSLRRTAKKTRPKPRPSIPKPLESNYFGVPLVNVVFPDRPIPLFIDKCVHFIETTGLNTEGLYRVSGNKCEMESMQRQFDQDHGLDLVEKDFAINTVAGALKAFFSELPEPLVPCILQVELLEAFKINDREQRLYTMKDVLRKFPRENYDVFRFVMSHLHKVSQLSRQNLMTSENLSICFWPTLMRPDFTTMDALTATRTYQTIIETFIHQCAFFFYNQPLLDSPTGLAGFPASPTTTTTGGSAYSCYRSSPPPTTTQFSLLQQSPPTTPQSPLQSLLPPLHQHPHCAPTEQETL